In Myxococcus xanthus, a single window of DNA contains:
- a CDS encoding integrase core domain-containing protein: MKGATLLATLQWLGVTPSFSRPRVSDDNAFSEALLRTLKYRPTFPQRPFASVEDARAWVMRFMAWYNSEHRHSAIRFVTPDDRHSGREATLLARRDQVYLRARVRHPERWRGGTRNWTPAGPVRLRPSPNLSPAEQEMKRIG, encoded by the coding sequence ATGAAGGGCGCTACGCTCTTGGCCACCTTGCAGTGGCTGGGCGTCACCCCATCCTTCAGCCGGCCCCGCGTTTCGGACGACAATGCGTTCTCCGAGGCCCTCCTCCGCACGCTGAAATACCGCCCCACCTTCCCGCAGCGCCCCTTCGCGTCCGTCGAGGACGCGCGTGCATGGGTGATGCGCTTCATGGCTTGGTACAACAGCGAGCACCGGCACTCCGCCATCCGCTTCGTCACGCCGGACGACAGACATTCCGGCCGCGAGGCAACGCTCCTCGCCCGGCGCGACCAAGTGTATCTGCGTGCCCGAGTCCGTCACCCCGAGCGCTGGAGAGGTGGCACACGCAACTGGACGCCAGCGGGCCCCGTCCGTCTCCGGCCCTCTCCGAACCTCTCCCCGGCAGAACAGGAGATGAAGCGCATCGGCTGA